CAGTGCGCGCAACGCGTAGCCGCCGCGTCGATGCTCATCCGGCAGAACGCGCACGTCTTGGTCGCCGGCGCTGCCGGATCCGGCTTGATGAACATCTTCGCCATCCGCCACACCACGAACCCGATGATGACGAAGTTGAGCGCCGCGCTCGCGAAGTCGCCTACGAGGAACTCTACAGATCCGACTGTCCATGTGGCTTCCCGCCACGCGC
This sequence is a window from Gemmatimonadaceae bacterium. Protein-coding genes within it:
- the mscL gene encoding large conductance mechanosensitive channel protein MscL; the protein is MWSEFKAFLLKQNVMALAIAVVIGAAFGKLVTAFVDDFIMPIVGVLIPGGAWREATWTVGSVEFLVGDFASAALNFVIIGFVVWRMAKMFIKPDPAAPATKTCAFCRMSIDAAATRCAHCTSEVARA